A single Symbiobacterium thermophilum IAM 14863 DNA region contains:
- a CDS encoding nucleoside recognition domain-containing protein, whose product MLNMIWLGLILVGVAVAGATGRAAEVTDAAFSGGKLAIETAIGLAGTMALWMGIMKIAERSGLMEGLAALLRPVVGWLFPSVPRDHPAVGAMLMNISANMLGLGSAATPFGLKAMQELQELNPEKETASEAMCTFLALNTASITLVPGTVIALRATYGSVNPAETVAATLVASAVAGVFSIGLDWAVRMSLRARGR is encoded by the coding sequence ATGCTGAACATGATCTGGCTGGGGCTCATCCTGGTCGGGGTCGCTGTGGCCGGCGCCACGGGTCGGGCCGCGGAGGTGACCGACGCGGCGTTCTCCGGCGGAAAGCTGGCCATCGAGACCGCCATCGGCCTCGCCGGGACCATGGCCCTGTGGATGGGCATCATGAAGATCGCAGAGCGGAGCGGGCTCATGGAGGGGCTGGCGGCGCTGCTGCGGCCCGTGGTGGGCTGGCTCTTCCCCTCCGTGCCCCGGGACCACCCCGCGGTCGGGGCCATGTTGATGAACATCTCGGCCAACATGCTGGGGCTGGGTTCCGCTGCGACCCCCTTCGGCCTGAAGGCGATGCAGGAGCTGCAGGAGCTGAACCCGGAAAAGGAAACGGCCTCCGAGGCGATGTGCACGTTCCTGGCGCTCAACACCGCGTCCATCACGCTGGTGCCGGGCACGGTCATCGCCCTGCGGGCGACCTACGGATCGGTGAATCCGGCGGAGACCGTGGCGGCCACGCTGGTCGCCTCGGCGGTGGCCGGCGTCTTCTCCATCGGGCTGGACTGGGCGGTGCGCATGTCGCTCCGGGCACGGGGGAGGTAG
- a CDS encoding pseudouridine synthase has product MDEQLRYRLERGLTGRRSPRKSKHEAGGGRKAAGGRRLTAAEAEVAERLQKVMARAGVASRRHCEALIQAGRVTVNGQVVTQLGTKVVPGKDVIEVDGRPLGTPETKVYVMLNKPKGYVSTLYDPQGRPKVIDLLGDEVAQRVYPVGRLDFDTEGLLLLTNDGDLAHGLMHPSRMVKKTYIVKVRGVPGPAKLRALQEGIELEDGPTAPAEVKMLDVRPPNSATLSVRIHEGRNRQVRRMFAALGHEVIHLRRTTLGPLKLGDLSVGEWRYLTDQEVADLYRAAGLRLGGRPRRAGRR; this is encoded by the coding sequence GTGGACGAGCAGCTGCGTTATCGGCTGGAGCGCGGCCTGACAGGACGGCGCAGCCCGCGCAAGTCGAAGCACGAGGCCGGCGGGGGCCGCAAGGCCGCCGGAGGCCGCCGGCTCACCGCCGCCGAGGCCGAGGTGGCCGAGCGGCTGCAGAAGGTGATGGCCCGGGCCGGCGTGGCTTCGCGCCGCCACTGTGAGGCCCTGATCCAGGCCGGTCGGGTGACGGTCAACGGCCAGGTCGTCACGCAGCTGGGCACGAAGGTGGTCCCCGGCAAGGACGTGATCGAGGTGGACGGCCGCCCGCTCGGCACGCCCGAGACCAAGGTGTACGTGATGCTGAACAAGCCGAAGGGCTACGTGTCGACGCTCTACGACCCCCAGGGGCGGCCCAAGGTGATCGACCTGCTGGGCGACGAGGTGGCCCAGCGGGTCTATCCGGTCGGCCGGCTCGACTTTGACACGGAGGGGCTGCTGCTCCTCACCAACGATGGCGACCTGGCCCACGGCCTGATGCACCCGTCCCGCATGGTGAAGAAGACTTACATCGTCAAGGTGCGCGGCGTGCCCGGTCCGGCGAAGCTGCGGGCCCTGCAGGAGGGAATCGAGCTGGAGGACGGCCCGACGGCTCCGGCCGAGGTAAAGATGCTGGACGTGCGCCCGCCCAACAGCGCGACCCTGTCGGTGCGCATCCACGAGGGGCGCAACCGGCAGGTGCGGCGCATGTTCGCGGCGCTGGGGCACGAGGTGATCCACCTGCGCCGGACGACCCTGGGGCCGCTGAAGCTCGGCGACCTTTCCGTGGGCGAGTGGCGTTACCTGACCGACCAGGAGGTAGCGGACCTGTACCGGGCGGCCGGGCTCAGGCTGGGCGGCAGGCCCCGCCGCGCGGGCCGCAGGTAG
- a CDS encoding spore maturation protein: MSLLDGLSLWAVPGMLALIPLWGAIRRVPVYEAFVEGAEEGLEIAVKIIPFLVGMLTALSIFRASGAMELLASALSGVTGALGFPPEVLPLMIVRPLSGAGALAVTADLLKTHGPDSFIGRLASIMQGSTDTTFYVLTVYFGSVGIRRVRYSAAVGLTADLVGFLAALYVCQWFFR, from the coding sequence ATGTCGCTCTTGGACGGGCTTTCGCTCTGGGCCGTGCCGGGCATGCTCGCGCTGATCCCGCTGTGGGGGGCCATCCGCCGCGTGCCGGTGTACGAGGCCTTCGTCGAAGGCGCGGAGGAGGGGCTGGAGATCGCGGTCAAGATCATCCCGTTCCTGGTGGGGATGCTGACCGCCCTCTCCATCTTCCGCGCTTCCGGTGCGATGGAGCTGCTCGCTTCGGCCCTCAGCGGCGTCACGGGCGCGCTGGGATTTCCGCCCGAGGTGCTCCCGCTGATGATCGTGCGGCCGCTCTCCGGGGCCGGCGCGCTGGCGGTGACCGCCGATCTGCTGAAGACCCACGGTCCGGACTCGTTCATCGGCCGGCTGGCCTCGATCATGCAGGGATCGACGGATACCACCTTCTACGTCCTCACGGTCTACTTCGGCTCGGTGGGCATCCGGCGGGTGCGGTACAGCGCCGCGGTCGGCCTGACGGCAGACCTGGTCGGATTTTTGGCCGCACTTTACGTGTGCCAGTGGTTTTTTCGGTGA
- a CDS encoding RidA family protein, with the protein MSVEQRLQELGITIPEAPKPVAAYVPFVRSGDLVFTSGQIAVEGGQLKYKGKVGRDLTAEEGYQAARLCAINTLAVLKSAVGSLDKVAQIVKVVVFVNSADGFTGQPAVANGASELYQQVFGEAGLHARSAVGVSELPMDTAVEVEVIARISE; encoded by the coding sequence ATGAGTGTCGAACAACGGTTGCAGGAACTGGGCATCACCATCCCGGAGGCGCCGAAGCCGGTGGCGGCCTACGTCCCCTTCGTCCGCAGCGGTGACCTGGTCTTCACCAGCGGCCAGATCGCGGTGGAGGGCGGCCAGCTGAAGTACAAGGGCAAGGTGGGCCGCGACCTGACCGCCGAGGAGGGGTACCAGGCGGCCCGGCTGTGCGCCATCAACACCCTTGCGGTGCTGAAGTCCGCGGTGGGGTCGCTGGACAAGGTGGCCCAGATCGTCAAGGTGGTCGTGTTCGTCAACAGCGCCGACGGCTTCACGGGGCAGCCGGCAGTGGCCAACGGCGCATCGGAGCTGTACCAGCAGGTCTTCGGCGAAGCCGGCCTCCACGCCCGGTCCGCCGTGGGCGTGTCGGAGCTGCCCATGGACACCGCGGTGGAGGTCGAGGTGATCGCCCGCATCTCCGAATAG